The window CCCCCGCTGATCAACCAGAGGGCTAACAGCACGGTGCTACGGGATAAGAGAGGCCAAAGGTTTAAGGGGCTACGCCGCATTGGCATTGCGATTACAGATGGAGGACATATTGAGCATTGGGACTGCCGCAAGCGCTTGCTAAACATGTTTAACTTCGCGTTCGACGCCATGTTGAGCTTAATGCTAAGCATACCTCGAAGCTTTAATGGGTAGGGTTTCCCTCCCTTAGCCCCCATTATCTAGGCATTAAATAATGTCGAGGTATTAAAACCCTGCCCCTAATAGTAGTGACCGTTTGGCAAAATAGTGGTGCGATCGCAGATGGCAAGCTGTAAGTCGACGCCGCTTGCTCGAAACAGGTTGGTGCCCTTCAAACAAACCTGATCCAGCTTGGCCTGATTTAAGTTGGCGCGAGTGAGGACAGCATTCGTCAAGTCTGCCCCCGTTAAGTCAGCGTTCTGTAGATCCACCCCACTTAAATTAGTCGACTTCAGGTTGGCCCCCTTCAGGCAAACGTAGCGTAAATCAGCTCGTGACAAATCAGTTCCCACTAAAACGGCATGACTCAGGTCTGCTGAAAACAGTTTGGCATCCCCTAAGTTACCGTCTTTGAGCACTAAGTTCTGCAATTTTGATTGGCTGAGGTTACAGTAGGGCAAATATGCCTTCATCACAGTACTACCGCTGAGATCCACACCACAGAGGGTGCACTCAAATCCATCCACTGAATGAATCGTCAATTTTTGAAATTTACGCTCGCCTAATGTGTAGCGACTGAGTAAAGTTTCGAAAGCTAAGTGCATCATAAATTATGAACTTCAGCGTAACCTTACAGACAGTTGGTCACAACCGTCTGCATTCGCATTGAACCGGCAACGGCCAACGGCGATTGAGGGCTAGAGCAATCTACAGCAGCCAGTTCAAGCGATAAAAATACCCCGGCTCATAAAACTTAATGAACAGTTGTTAATCTACGACTGAAAAGGCCATTTTCAGGGGGATTTAAGTATGTCTTTGGATTTGTCTGACGGTCATATCAGGTGTTCTGAGGCCTTCATTCCCCACCCTTTGCCGGTGAGTGCCGGATACTCAAGACTGCCAAAATCCGGGTTTTTCGCGGCGTTGTAGAGATGCGTTGAAGGGGGATGGAGGCAGCTCAGCTTGGCTCAATTTATCAGACGGTATTTCAGGTGTAGACAGATAAAGAAGGGCACTTTAAATTAAAAAAATGTTTATGCTTATGAATTATTTATATGGGATTTGTAAGTGATACTTATACCTCCAGCGAAAATTCAGCAAAATTCTGCAAAAGAGGGCTACGATAGCAACTACAACCTGTTGCCCAACCGAGCTTTCAATAAACTGCATTAAAATGCAAAAAGGCATTTAGCCAGCTCTCAAGGGCACACATCACAATAGGCCATTTTTGAGTTGGATATGGGTCGCCAGAGTTCTATCACTGAGTACTTTCACGATCGCACTAAGTACCACCCGGATACCCTGTCCAGCGCTGCTGGCGCCATGCAGGGGCCGCAGCCAGAGCCCTTCAAGACGTACCGCTTGGGGTCAGAAATTGACCTCAAGCCTTACCTAGATGAGACCAAGGTGTCTGCTCAGGCCTCCTATGAAGAGCGATCGTGGGCTCGCCTGTCGCATTTTTTGATCAATGTGTATGGTCTTACAGCTAAGGTGCAAGCGGCCTACGGTCAGGTGTTTTACCTGCGATCGGCCCCCTCTGCTGGAGGGCTTTATCCAACAGAGCTGTATTTTGTTTCGCGGGGCAATACGCTGCTGCCTGCAGGGCTATATAACTACCAGGCGCGCACCCATAGCCTCTGGCGCTTTTGGGATGATCATGTTTGGCAGCCTTTGCAAGAAGCCTGTTTCTGGCATCCCACCTTAGAGCAGACACAGCTCGCGGTGGTGATCACTAGCGTGTTCTATCGGTCGGCTTGGCGGTATAAAGATCGGGCCTATCGCCGCACCTGTCTGGATGCGGGTCACCTGCTGGGTAATTTGGAACTCGCAGGGGCCTTGGTAGACTATCGCCCGCACCTGATTGGCGGCTTTGCAGATCAGGCACTCAATCAACTCATGTATCTAGATGAAACCGCTGAAGGGGCGCTGGCGGTCGCAGCTTTGGCTGATTTGCTGCAGGTGGAACAAAACCTACCGCGGGTCACCACCACTCAACCAGCTCAACAGCAAACGGATTTTTCAGCCGTGGCGGACGGTGAACTTTTGAGCCGTATGCACCAAGCGACATGCATCGGTGTCGATGCCGATGTCCGCTGGAAAACGCGATCTGCAAAAACCGGTGATGCTATCCCAGAGCC is drawn from Leptolyngbya sp. SIO1E4 and contains these coding sequences:
- a CDS encoding pentapeptide repeat-containing protein, with protein sequence MMHLAFETLLSRYTLGERKFQKLTIHSVDGFECTLCGVDLSGSTVMKAYLPYCNLSQSKLQNLVLKDGNLGDAKLFSADLSHAVLVGTDLSRADLRYVCLKGANLKSTNLSGVDLQNADLTGADLTNAVLTRANLNQAKLDQVCLKGTNLFRASGVDLQLAICDRTTILPNGHYY
- a CDS encoding SagB/ThcOx family dehydrogenase: MDMGRQSSITEYFHDRTKYHPDTLSSAAGAMQGPQPEPFKTYRLGSEIDLKPYLDETKVSAQASYEERSWARLSHFLINVYGLTAKVQAAYGQVFYLRSAPSAGGLYPTELYFVSRGNTLLPAGLYNYQARTHSLWRFWDDHVWQPLQEACFWHPTLEQTQLAVVITSVFYRSAWRYKDRAYRRTCLDAGHLLGNLELAGALVDYRPHLIGGFADQALNQLMYLDETAEGALAVAALADLLQVEQNLPRVTTTQPAQQQTDFSAVADGELLSRMHQATCIGVDADVRWKTRSAKTGDAIPEPQQPAPDDKYNFPFCLKVSTATSPIDWDDQLQGLERTILRRRSTRRFSGASLTLDELNTLLDFTYQPHHYSEQGFDSDPDYFDLSLIQSFIAVSGVDGLEAGCYYYAPNAQELRQIRFKNFRQELHYLCLGQDLGRDAGAVIFHTADLKQAIARYGDRVYRYLHLDAGHLGQRLNLAAIRLDLGVSGIGGFFDDQVNEVLGIPEDEAVLYITTLGRPD